In a genomic window of Aromatoleum aromaticum EbN1:
- the csf5 gene encoding type IV CRISPR-associated endonuclease Csf5, which produces MQQHLLRFALPAGKKLWPNDLREALAKHDLPPLFFSRDPQTGHAITRAMRNEKRVRGYIEQHGHEPPPPTEEQRANPLAIPGIRIVGSSTWVGILATGERYKPLLEAATLPAIQIVTQRCGRGVGVELEQHTLSIKGLDDPKRYFVRNLVMKRGLTKTAENTTQVASRILSALERQAVAYSLDLPPTAQVDIHVESVVRPRGMRLVTSTGATEQFVGLADVEFYACLDLKGYWFAGNLTSRGYGRIIADHPAMSTGRYA; this is translated from the coding sequence ATGCAGCAACATCTACTTCGGTTTGCGCTCCCGGCTGGCAAAAAACTCTGGCCCAACGATCTCCGCGAAGCACTGGCCAAGCACGATCTGCCGCCACTTTTTTTCAGCCGCGACCCACAAACCGGCCATGCGATCACCCGCGCGATGCGAAACGAGAAAAGGGTGCGCGGCTACATCGAACAGCACGGTCACGAACCGCCACCGCCAACCGAGGAGCAGCGGGCAAACCCGCTTGCGATCCCGGGAATTCGCATTGTCGGGTCATCGACCTGGGTGGGCATTCTCGCTACAGGTGAGCGCTACAAACCCCTCCTCGAAGCGGCCACCCTGCCCGCAATCCAGATCGTCACGCAGCGGTGCGGTCGCGGCGTCGGGGTTGAGCTTGAGCAGCACACCCTGAGCATCAAGGGACTGGACGACCCGAAGCGGTATTTCGTCCGGAACTTGGTGATGAAGCGGGGACTGACGAAGACCGCAGAGAACACGACGCAGGTCGCCTCGCGCATCCTTTCTGCCCTTGAGCGTCAAGCAGTCGCGTATAGCTTGGATCTTCCACCCACGGCGCAAGTGGACATCCATGTAGAGAGCGTCGTACGCCCTCGCGGCATGCGCCTTGTGACGTCGACGGGCGCAACCGAGCAATTCGTTGGCCTGGCTGACGTGGAGTTTTATGCGTGCCTGGACCTGAAGGGGTACTGGTTTGCAGGCAACCTGACATCACGCGGATACGGACGAATTATTGCTGATCACCCTGCGATGAGCACCGGGAGGTACGCGTGA
- the csf1 gene encoding type IV CRISPR-associated protein Csf1, translating into MISPTQLLISYLRIPTTGKSTADHDGRCVMCGGHYAVGDPCEAWKPTASFTDFADLQNPWGTHVCGACLAVNARGKDFMQDYTKSIVCKGGVFGFFSNDAVAHWLVNPPEPPYLAFISTQKLGHIAWKAPVNLSRERMVVRYNDKTLVIRRAHLLESIEAAKALSEAKIADEIAKAAEKKGKKIGRPTAFRAPVRLEREMENPESGALAPWVDEIAAGDPALMRAAHTLRSATVGEIWGLTHILYAKTPGSELKLKPGA; encoded by the coding sequence ATGATTTCTCCCACGCAGCTTCTCATTTCGTATTTGCGCATCCCGACCACAGGAAAGAGTACCGCCGATCACGACGGGCGCTGTGTCATGTGCGGAGGCCATTACGCTGTCGGCGACCCGTGCGAGGCATGGAAGCCGACCGCTTCCTTCACGGACTTTGCGGATCTGCAGAACCCGTGGGGGACCCACGTGTGCGGCGCCTGCCTCGCCGTCAATGCACGCGGGAAGGACTTCATGCAGGACTACACGAAGTCGATCGTGTGCAAGGGCGGGGTGTTTGGATTCTTCAGTAACGATGCAGTTGCGCACTGGCTCGTGAACCCACCCGAACCCCCGTATCTGGCCTTCATCAGCACCCAGAAGTTGGGGCACATCGCCTGGAAAGCACCGGTCAATCTTTCGAGAGAACGGATGGTCGTGCGTTACAACGACAAAACCCTGGTGATTCGCCGAGCACATCTCCTTGAGTCGATCGAAGCCGCGAAGGCGCTCTCGGAAGCAAAGATCGCCGACGAAATCGCCAAGGCAGCCGAAAAGAAGGGCAAAAAGATCGGAAGGCCGACCGCGTTCCGAGCTCCAGTCAGGCTGGAACGCGAGATGGAGAACCCGGAGAGCGGCGCCCTGGCGCCCTGGGTCGATGAAATCGCCGCTGGCGACCCTGCGCTCATGCGCGCGGCACACACCTTACGCTCGGCGACAGTAGGGGAGATCTGGGGGCTCACCCACATCCTGTACGCAAAAACCCCTGGCAGCGAACTCAAGCTTAAGCCCGGCGCATAA
- the csf2 gene encoding type IV CRISPR-associated protein Csf2 translates to MTTHSNIQGIFKLTAPMHVADSIQYSLDDKGYVVRKTNGMANVIATMRQNILTDGMRVKIPYFPANDLRGRLRRKAAALVMEALAAKGDKVPVELYAGLCAGASGAKPENSVTIEEIKRASKHVYMGLFGGGTRMLRSRFIVSDAVPIMNATVKAGLVPALFGPYENRALPLSNGSEAVESGDGYKLTEVRHIVRVDDVTRVMRSDELRAYVQDAENAVAQWQANVLQNRSDRKNQGEQKTTGEETASIKKSDLANVVSVQSIIAGTELYVRFDLQDTTTQAQRGLLLCALRDLINEQALGGWIRNGFGKFTAEHFTANLEDKAFAPFALDDKTGELKLTDAAGPMLEAMKCELAALTVPSLMEFFTGKQPKEKVKKAKEAA, encoded by the coding sequence ATGACAACCCACAGCAATATCCAGGGGATCTTCAAACTCACCGCACCCATGCACGTAGCCGACTCCATCCAGTACAGCCTGGACGACAAAGGTTACGTTGTGCGAAAGACTAACGGGATGGCGAACGTGATCGCCACGATGCGTCAGAATATTCTGACCGATGGCATGCGGGTCAAGATTCCGTACTTTCCGGCAAACGACCTGCGGGGGCGTCTGCGTCGCAAGGCGGCCGCGTTGGTGATGGAGGCACTGGCTGCCAAGGGCGATAAGGTCCCCGTCGAACTCTACGCCGGGCTGTGCGCAGGTGCCTCGGGAGCCAAACCCGAGAACAGCGTGACGATCGAGGAGATCAAGCGCGCGTCGAAACACGTCTACATGGGTCTCTTTGGCGGCGGCACGCGAATGCTGCGCTCTCGATTCATCGTCTCTGACGCCGTGCCGATCATGAACGCCACCGTCAAGGCGGGCTTGGTACCGGCGTTGTTTGGCCCCTATGAGAACAGGGCACTACCCCTCTCGAACGGCAGCGAGGCCGTCGAGTCGGGCGACGGGTACAAGCTCACCGAGGTGCGTCATATTGTGCGCGTCGATGACGTGACCCGCGTCATGCGCTCAGATGAGCTTCGGGCTTACGTACAGGACGCAGAGAACGCCGTCGCCCAGTGGCAAGCCAATGTGCTCCAAAACCGTTCCGATCGAAAGAATCAAGGGGAGCAAAAGACCACGGGCGAGGAGACTGCGAGCATCAAGAAGTCCGACCTCGCGAACGTCGTCTCTGTCCAAAGCATCATCGCCGGCACCGAGCTCTACGTTCGGTTCGACCTGCAAGACACCACGACGCAGGCCCAACGCGGCCTGCTGCTGTGCGCTCTGCGTGACCTCATCAATGAGCAAGCCCTGGGCGGCTGGATTCGTAACGGCTTCGGCAAGTTCACGGCCGAGCACTTCACGGCGAACCTCGAAGACAAAGCCTTCGCACCGTTCGCATTGGACGACAAAACGGGCGAGCTCAAACTGACCGATGCTGCTGGCCCGATGCTCGAAGCCATGAAATGCGAGCTTGCCGCGCTCACAGTGCCGTCGCTGATGGAGTTCTTCACCGGCAAGCAGCCCAAGGAAAAGGTCAAGAAGGCCAAGGAGGCGGCGTAA